The segment aaaatgtcgattaaaaatcaaaatacaaaccTTTGATTGTTGCAAAGCTGCCTGGATAACATAATTACCAAAAGGATCTTGCATGACTTGATCCAGGTGAGCATTATTTATCAGCTCCCGGATAATACGTGTCCGGCGCTCCTCTCCTGCATATTTTAGGCATTTCTCTACCACATTGCTGCTATATTTCTGAACAGACAAGTCCCTATAATTACCTTCCAACTGACCAAGAATATCAGTTGTTGCCCAGGGAAGTCGAAGCTCAAAGACAAATTGCACAACATAGTTCCTGCAACATTGAAACACTTCAAATCTCAAGTGTTGCAAATCCAAGCATGCATTAAAAGATGGCTTTTAAATTCCTCATAAGAGGGCCATTCAAGCACTCATCAAGATGTAGTGCCACAAATGCTTTTTGGTCTTGCCTTTCTTAATTCCCCAAAGTACTTGATGATTTCAGACCATAAACAGAAATAACAAGTCTGCATCTCACAAGCAGAGATCGGAACACCAAATCTTAAGAACAACCACCACACATGTGAAATATGTAGAGCatggaaaagaaggaaaaaatttgGAAGTGTTAGAGCAGGGTTTGAGTCattatttgatgatgagattgtgaaaaaacttgttattttgACCAATAAATTTCACAGAATCAAAAGGTCCTCTATCAAGCAAAGCTAATACTTCAGTAATAGTCCCACATTATTCACTTTTGATTCTGAGCCTCgaaaataaaatgcagaatgaaagaaaacaaagaggatCTGGATAAAACAGAAGTTCATTAATACATGTCACCCTTTATTAATAACTACTTAAATCATGTTTAGAATGTGAAACCACTTTCTTCCATGGAATTGTGCAAGAATGAAAAATTCAACACACCTTTGTGATAGACAGGCTTGAGAAAAGACACAGGGAAGAAAGctcaaagaaaagagaaaaatatagtaCCCAAATGGATCTTGTGAAAGGATCAGAGCATTTGACGTGATCTCAGAGACTAAACGACACCTTTGCTCTCCCTCAGAATGGCTTAGGCATTTTTGAAGCACGCAACAGCCATGGCGATCCGTTGCAAGTTCAATACAATTAGCAGTTGTAGCTTCAAAAAGGAACtgcaaaagaaatcatcatcagTGTTTCACATAGTGCTAAATTCTGGTTTATCTGTAAAGCATGTAGGATTTATAACTAAAAGAAGCATCATTTGCTGCATCTGCATGGAAGAGTTAAACAATTGTTGGAAGGCAACAATTTTTGTCAAGGAATGCCAAGGTTCCTAAAATTGAAATCATTCTTCTTGAATCGATAGATGGTATGcctcaaagaaaacaaaaaattttaaaaaaaaacactgatggATGGATCTTAATCGATGtcccattccttttttttttctttaagaggaAGCTGGTGTTTGCATTCTTGATCCTAGTAATATCAGagtaataatttttatgaaaaaaacttgCCCAAGAATAGCAATTTAAGTCACCATAACCTAGTTACAcaaatttcagaattttattaacatgataAATAACACGAAAACgaagataattaaatataagcaaTATGTTAATAAAAGTAGAGGACAGTTCTTTCTATATTGTTAAGGGTAGTTGCTGCAGTACAGAAGTAGAGAACAACATGCTAAAGAGTACTTCTGTGGGAAAATTAGAAACAAATGAATCTCAAGGAACAAAAGTAAGAAAACAGGGttatgaaaagatgaaaagatcAACTATAAGGGTGAAGAGATGATGGATGTCCATTACTCTAATGGGGATGTGATCCAACTCAAGTTGTTCAATTGAAAGAACATGTACCAACAATAGTTTTACCTCTTGTTCTTTCATTTCAAATGCTTTGGTaaacaagatttaaaaaatcaatttgcttCTTCACATTAATAGTTTTGAGGGTTTCAGACAATAAGGCTATGAGGataaataatctgaaaatataacaAAAGTTCCAATTGCCGAAGATATTCAGGTAGAAAAGATATGTGGCCTTACATCAATGTATTCAGGCATCAAACACTGCAAGCAACGCTGGGCTACATGGTTaccattcatattttttatcaaggtCACTATACCAGGCTTCAATGCAGAGACAACCATGGAAAACTGCTCTGGGGTCTTAAGGGTTTCGATAACCTTTTGAACAGCTCGAGTCCTGTGTTTAAAAGAGCAGttcagaaaataattaaagcaTGAAAGGGGAACACCATGAGTTTTGAATGCACAAGAAAATAAGTGTGcatgcgcgcgcgcgcacaaaGAGAGAGAACAAACCCATGCATATCACATGAAATCCGAACAAGCTCCCCGGCTTTTCTAGTGATAGCACGAAGTATTCGCATTCTCTGATCCTCATCGCATACTTCAAGCAACTTCTGAACAAGGTAGTTCCCAAAAGGGTCTGTCATTAGCTCAACAATGTGATCaataatctcaagaaaaatctTTTCAACATCTTGTGGGCTCCCCTCAGAAAATTTTCTTTGCAAGAAACGGCAACCATGCTGGTCCTTTGCCATGAGATATATTCTACCAGTTACTTCATCTACTGAGTTATACTTCAAAGACTGAGAACTGAAATTACAGCTTTTTAGGTCTGTAAAATCAGGAGGTATATCCCATGAGGTCAAATGATCCAACTGAAAGCACCCAGCAGTAGGAGCAGGTAAACTATGGAGAAGGTGACCATTTGATAGAAATTTGCCATGATGGTTGAGATGGGCAAGTGATTCATTGCCTCCAGCTGAGCCAAACTTCAAAGCTTTCAGTGTGTTCAGTCCTTGTGACCTTGTCAGAATCTTTTCAGGAAAACTCTGTTTTCCTACTTTGTCCAAAACACGTATACCATTCTGTGATTGGTTCAAACCCCTTGAGACAGCATAGTTGCTACAAAATGGTTCTTGATTAGACTGTTGAACTTGGTGTGAGAATGGCACCTCCAAATATGGTTGCCTCACGTTCCGACTCATCAGCTTGGTTGCAACATTTCCATTTGCTTGAATAGGATTCTGAGCTTCCAATCTTTGATTATGGAGTTGCTGCATATATAGGTATTGCTGATGCATCCTGTAATATTGTTCTTCTCCAATATTCCTCCAGCTAATGTGAGACTGGTTTAATTGTTGTGAATGTAAGTAAGGAAGTGGAGACTGAACATCAGTGAAGTATTGTTGATGATCAGACATTAAAGGAAAATCCATGCCTGGGACAGCCACATTGGAAAGCAATTGAAAACCTTGCATGCCATGAGTTGGTGACAAGGCCGTGGAGAAATTTTCAATTGGTTGAGGCTGACAAAAATCAGTTGGCACCTTCAGTTGTCGGGcatcaaattttaagaaatttgacTGTTCTTGACCAACTTTCGCAACATTAAACTTGTCAAAACCAGAAGTTAAATTATTTGGTGATCGGAACAGAGGGGAAACCATCACTGTTGAGTCCATATTTGAGAGTGAACCATTCATGGTGTTTGTATATACAGCAGGATTAGGTGGGGATTTACAATTCACCAAAGGACTCCCACtattaaaactcaattctgCAAATGCAGATGTCAAGGATTGGTCATCTGGCAAATTTGCTTCATCTGATTGGAGATTCTTGATAGGATATTGTTGAGTATTATTTGCTGAAAATTGTCTGTCATTCAAACTCCCATTGCTTTCAAGTTTCACAGCAAAAGCCCCCTTGCAAGAATTCAAAGAAATGGGTGCCAAGCTACCATTTAGAGGTGCATTCTTAGGTCCAGCATCAGCAGAATGCTGATTTGCAGCAGTAGCATTTGGTATCTCTCCAAGAAGCttctcaaattcatcaaactctaTTTCAGTTCTTTGATCTTCCATTCTGTAAACGGCAATGCGCTCAAAAACTCCTTCCTAACAATATCTATTAGACAATGTAGATCCACAAACTAGCACTTCAATGCAGCAAAATTCTGAACGACAAAACACCACCCATTAGGATCACAATAATGgtaatagaaaatgaaaaatactaaattttccAAAAATAACCATCACTTCACTTCTCACTAGAAGCTATCACCACCACAGTCTCAGCCATCAGAAATGGATTTCAAAGAagcaaaatgataataataagaaaaatcaaataacaagaagaaaaggactGTCACATAAGTCACGACCAAAAGATTCTATACTAGAAAATCAATGAAGAACAAAACCCCAGTTCAAAAAAGAGACCCCAAAAATGACTCTAAAACCATGATCATCATCATCGATCAAACCATTAAAAAGACCACTACTTTTCCTCGATTTCTACGtccaaacaggaaaaaaacaaaaaagcacaGAAATCTATGCTTTACACAATTCCAATAACCATAATTCAGTCAAGTTCATCAAAAGAGCCAAAACCCAGATGATTAAAACCATGATCATCATCACAAACCATAAAAAGTTTCAATCTTgacaacaaaaatcaataaaacagacaaatcaaaagaatccCAATTCAGCTCAAATGATTTAACAACAATGCAGAAGAAAAACAGGAGTGAATGagtgataaaaaaaaggcataacatgcatacatacataccAGTGACAGAGGATGATAGTAAATGAAGAAGAAGGCATTGGAGGGGGGGAAAAGCAACAAACTTTATAAGAGATGATcggttgtttttgttaattagagTGAATTATTTAGAAAGAATGCAAAGAGAGTGTAAGTATTTGTTGGTAAGGTGAGGGAGAGAGGCGGCGTGAGGAAGAAGGAGATTTTTTCAAGTGTGAGAGATATAAAAGAGATGGAACGGTTATGGCATTGCCAAATTTAAGCATAAAATAGAATTACATTACAACGATATTACAAACATATATTTCTACCATTACCATAAACCATAACCATAACACACACCACCCTCCATCTATCTATGAATCATCCATGCATGGAATGCAATGCTGCttgcttatatatatttattattttattatatgctttctttcttttaggtTTGTTTGGGTCACTGCtcctcattttttaaaaaaaaaaaaaaaaacaggtaataatAAACTTGTAATTGAGTTAATTCAAGATATCCATTGAatttacaatttaaattatattatttaaataaaacaataaaaaaattaaaaatattttaaaaaaaatattaacttttcaaacttgaGACTAAGATTATTAGACTTGAAGTACTCAATTTAGacaaatcataaagtttaattctcaataaattaaatattaaaaaataaaattgaaaaaaataattttgattgtcattaggattaaaaaaacaataattaaaataataaggatcaaagttaaaataaaataataaattttatatttgattgaaagataaaattaaaaaaaattaatttagtaaaaagacaacataattcaaaaaaataagggtcaaaattgacataaaaaaatattttgattgaaggataaaattgaaaagaataataaattttacaaaaaaaaacccatgaaaaaaattagaaatgaaaacaaattgaaaaacataatatcatcaatttgaattgaatgatgaaattaaaactaagaaaatttttacaaaatgatcaagacaaaaaattagaaatcgaataaatgaggatcaaattgaagaatataatatttaataaattaggataaaataa is part of the Populus nigra chromosome 8, ddPopNigr1.1, whole genome shotgun sequence genome and harbors:
- the LOC133701138 gene encoding pumilio homolog 12-like produces the protein MEDQRTEIEFDEFEKLLGEIPNATAANQHSADAGPKNAPLNGSLAPISLNSCKGAFAVKLESNGSLNDRQFSANNTQQYPIKNLQSDEANLPDDQSLTSAFAELSFNSGSPLVNCKSPPNPAVYTNTMNGSLSNMDSTVMVSPLFRSPNNLTSGFDKFNVAKVGQEQSNFLKFDARQLKVPTDFCQPQPIENFSTALSPTHGMQGFQLLSNVAVPGMDFPLMSDHQQYFTDVQSPLPYLHSQQLNQSHISWRNIGEEQYYRMHQQYLYMQQLHNQRLEAQNPIQANGNVATKLMSRNVRQPYLEVPFSHQVQQSNQEPFCSNYAVSRGLNQSQNGIRVLDKVGKQSFPEKILTRSQGLNTLKALKFGSAGGNESLAHLNHHGKFLSNGHLLHSLPAPTAGCFQLDHLTSWDIPPDFTDLKSCNFSSQSLKYNSVDEVTGRIYLMAKDQHGCRFLQRKFSEGSPQDVEKIFLEIIDHIVELMTDPFGNYLVQKLLEVCDEDQRMRILRAITRKAGELVRISCDMHGTRAVQKVIETLKTPEQFSMVVSALKPGIVTLIKNMNGNHVAQRCLQCLMPEYIDFLFEATTANCIELATDRHGCCVLQKCLSHSEGEQRCRLVSEITSNALILSQDPFGNYVVQFVFELRLPWATTDILGQLEGNYRDLSVQKYSSNVVEKCLKYAGEERRTRIIRELINNAHLDQVMQDPFGNYVIQAALQQSKGALHTALVEAIRPHVPTLRTSPYGKKVLSSNSLKK